One genomic window of Coffea eugenioides isolate CCC68of chromosome 1, Ceug_1.0, whole genome shotgun sequence includes the following:
- the LOC113761578 gene encoding peptidyl-prolyl cis-trans isomerase CYP63 isoform X1, whose product MSKKKNPLVFFDVSIDGSPAERITIELFADVVPKTAENFRALCTGEKGIGSSTGKPLHYKGSSFHRIIKGFMAQGGDFSKGNGTGGESIYGGKFPDENFKLDHSEAGLLSMANSGPNANGSQFFITFKRQPHLDGKHVVFGKVVEGMEVIRRVERVGTADGKPSGVVKIVDSGESSQSSTHDAFGTQTGRKKKSAKPVSPDDSSDGRVKGNRKSEDWRKRKKRKYSSSDSYSSDTDSESYSSDTDSYTDSESDSESDSLSSSSSSDGRRHRKRRRLRERKKRRHGEKKGTGRSVRRRVKKDKRSKRKWSSGSSSGSESDNSSSSRRSSDAEIAKRPNKEKKVPAPVIGQQKDNKQKMAEGNLSDEEREPSQKNNELSNNGDSTGAKADKATKLDCDSDDSRKSSPKHGARSRQKLSSQRSSSTSPKRGMSQGVNNESRTLRTSSQLRDRSPLHGKPPPAALNQHEDSRSHSPNGATGRIRKGRGFTDRYSFVRRYRTPSPERSPQRSYRYGGRNIARNQDRYPSYRGYSERSPPRRYRSSPRGRSPPRYERRSRRSRSDSRSPDAHRGRERRRSRSPVRSPSPVNARGAVSDRLKSRLGPPVDDFHPSRGVSTSSSKGHGSHSGSPNATQQKIAQQTTRSQSSSPGEQRGLVSYEDVSPIGVST is encoded by the exons ATGTCTAAGAAGAAGAATCCACTTGTATTCTTTGATGTGTCAATTGATGGGAGTCCTGCAGAGCGAATTACTATTGAG TTGTTTGCCGATGTTGTTCCTAAGACGGCTGAGAATTTTCGGGCACTTTGTACTG GTGAAAAGGGGATTGGATCTTCAACTGGAAAGCCTCTACACTACAAGGGATCTAGTTTTCATCGCATAATCAAAGGATTTATGGCACAG ggtggtgatttttcaaaaggAAATG GCACTGGAGGAGAAAGCATCTATGGAGGGAAATTTCCTG ATGAAAATTTCAAACTGGATCATAGTGAGGCTGGTCTTCTCTCAATGGCAAATAGTGGTCCAAACGCAAATGGTTCTCAGTTCTTCATAACCTTCAAGCGCCAACCTCATCTTGATGG GAAGCATGTTGTGTTTGGTAAGGTTGTAGAGGGAATGGAAGTTATTAGGAGAGTTGAACGAGTGGGGACAGCAGATGGAAAGCCGTCTGGTGTTGTAAAGATTGTAGATTCTGGTGAGTCATCTCAGAGCAGCACGCATGATGCCTTTGGAACTCAGACAG gaagaaagaaaaaatcagCCAAACCTGTATCTCCCGACGACAGTTCTGATGGGCGTGTTAAAGGAAATCGTAAATCAGAAGACTGgaggaagaggaaaaaaaggaaatactCTTCATCTGATTCATATAGCTCTGATACAGATTCTGAATCATACTCTTCAGATACTGATTCTTATACAGATTCTGAATCTGATTCTGAATCAGATTCTTTATCTTCAAGTTCTTCCAGTGATGGAAGGCGGCACAGAAAGAGGAGAAGgttgagagagagaaagaagcGTAGACATGGAGAGAAAAAAGGGACTGGACGAAGTGTCAGGAGAAGAGTTAAAAAGGATAAAAGATCAAAGAGGAAATG GAGTTCAGGAAGTTCTAGTGGCTCAGAGAGTGACAACAGTAGCAGCAGCAGGAGAAGCTCTGATGCTGAAATTGCAAAGCGCC caaataaagagaagaaagttCCAGCCCCTGTAATAGGGCAGCAGAAGGATAATAAACAGAAGATGGCAGAGGGCAACTTATCTGACGAAGAGAGAGAACCTTCTCAGAAGAATAATGAACTTTCGAATAATGGTGACAGTACAGGAGCAAAGGCTGACAAAGCTACTAAGCTGGATTGTGATTCAGATGATTCAAGAAAATCAAG TCCTAAACATGGTGCTAGATCAAGGCAAAAATTGAGCAGTCAGAGGAGTTCTAGTACGAGTCCTAAAAGAGGCATGAGTCAGGGGGTCAATAACGAGAGTAGAACTCTTAGGACATCCAGTCAACTAAGGGACAGAAGTCCACTGCATGGCAAACCTCCACCTGCTGCATTAAATCAGCATGAAGACTCCAGAAGCCATTCACCAAATGGAGCTACTGGACGCATTAGGAAAGGCCGTGGCTTCACTGATCGCTATTCCTTTGTGAGACGCTATCGTACCCCATCTCCTGAAAGATCACCTCAGAGGTCTTATCGCTATGGTGGGAGAAATATTGCGAGGAACCAGGATAG GTATCCAAGCTACAGAGGCTATTCTGAACGCTCACCACCACGGCGGTACAGAAGTTCGCCAAGAGGCAGGAGTCCACCAAG ATATGAACGGAGGAGTCGTCGAAGTAGAAGTGACTCTCGTAGCCCTGATGCTCACCGTGGCCGTGAAAGGCGTCGCAGCAGGAGTCCTGTGCGCAGTCCTAGCCCCGTCAACGCACGGGGTGCAGTAAGTGATAGACTTAAATCACGCCTAGGACCACCAGTGGATGACTTTCATCCGAGTAGGGGGGTGTCAACTTCAAGCTCTAAGGGCCATGGTTCTCATTCTGGATCTCCTAATGCTACTCAACAAAAAATAGCACAACAAACTACCAGATCTCAATCAAGCTCCCCTGGGGAGCAGAGGGGATTGGTCTCATATGAGGATGTTAGTCCTATTGGAGTGTCAACATAG
- the LOC113761578 gene encoding peptidyl-prolyl cis-trans isomerase CYP63 isoform X2, translating into MANSGPNANGSQFFITFKRQPHLDGKHVVFGKVVEGMEVIRRVERVGTADGKPSGVVKIVDSGESSQSSTHDAFGTQTGRKKKSAKPVSPDDSSDGRVKGNRKSEDWRKRKKRKYSSSDSYSSDTDSESYSSDTDSYTDSESDSESDSLSSSSSSDGRRHRKRRRLRERKKRRHGEKKGTGRSVRRRVKKDKRSKRKWSSGSSSGSESDNSSSSRRSSDAEIAKRPNKEKKVPAPVIGQQKDNKQKMAEGNLSDEEREPSQKNNELSNNGDSTGAKADKATKLDCDSDDSRKSSPKHGARSRQKLSSQRSSSTSPKRGMSQGVNNESRTLRTSSQLRDRSPLHGKPPPAALNQHEDSRSHSPNGATGRIRKGRGFTDRYSFVRRYRTPSPERSPQRSYRYGGRNIARNQDRYPSYRGYSERSPPRRYRSSPRGRSPPRYERRSRRSRSDSRSPDAHRGRERRRSRSPVRSPSPVNARGAVSDRLKSRLGPPVDDFHPSRGVSTSSSKGHGSHSGSPNATQQKIAQQTTRSQSSSPGEQRGLVSYEDVSPIGVST; encoded by the exons ATGGCAAATAGTGGTCCAAACGCAAATGGTTCTCAGTTCTTCATAACCTTCAAGCGCCAACCTCATCTTGATGG GAAGCATGTTGTGTTTGGTAAGGTTGTAGAGGGAATGGAAGTTATTAGGAGAGTTGAACGAGTGGGGACAGCAGATGGAAAGCCGTCTGGTGTTGTAAAGATTGTAGATTCTGGTGAGTCATCTCAGAGCAGCACGCATGATGCCTTTGGAACTCAGACAG gaagaaagaaaaaatcagCCAAACCTGTATCTCCCGACGACAGTTCTGATGGGCGTGTTAAAGGAAATCGTAAATCAGAAGACTGgaggaagaggaaaaaaaggaaatactCTTCATCTGATTCATATAGCTCTGATACAGATTCTGAATCATACTCTTCAGATACTGATTCTTATACAGATTCTGAATCTGATTCTGAATCAGATTCTTTATCTTCAAGTTCTTCCAGTGATGGAAGGCGGCACAGAAAGAGGAGAAGgttgagagagagaaagaagcGTAGACATGGAGAGAAAAAAGGGACTGGACGAAGTGTCAGGAGAAGAGTTAAAAAGGATAAAAGATCAAAGAGGAAATG GAGTTCAGGAAGTTCTAGTGGCTCAGAGAGTGACAACAGTAGCAGCAGCAGGAGAAGCTCTGATGCTGAAATTGCAAAGCGCC caaataaagagaagaaagttCCAGCCCCTGTAATAGGGCAGCAGAAGGATAATAAACAGAAGATGGCAGAGGGCAACTTATCTGACGAAGAGAGAGAACCTTCTCAGAAGAATAATGAACTTTCGAATAATGGTGACAGTACAGGAGCAAAGGCTGACAAAGCTACTAAGCTGGATTGTGATTCAGATGATTCAAGAAAATCAAG TCCTAAACATGGTGCTAGATCAAGGCAAAAATTGAGCAGTCAGAGGAGTTCTAGTACGAGTCCTAAAAGAGGCATGAGTCAGGGGGTCAATAACGAGAGTAGAACTCTTAGGACATCCAGTCAACTAAGGGACAGAAGTCCACTGCATGGCAAACCTCCACCTGCTGCATTAAATCAGCATGAAGACTCCAGAAGCCATTCACCAAATGGAGCTACTGGACGCATTAGGAAAGGCCGTGGCTTCACTGATCGCTATTCCTTTGTGAGACGCTATCGTACCCCATCTCCTGAAAGATCACCTCAGAGGTCTTATCGCTATGGTGGGAGAAATATTGCGAGGAACCAGGATAG GTATCCAAGCTACAGAGGCTATTCTGAACGCTCACCACCACGGCGGTACAGAAGTTCGCCAAGAGGCAGGAGTCCACCAAG ATATGAACGGAGGAGTCGTCGAAGTAGAAGTGACTCTCGTAGCCCTGATGCTCACCGTGGCCGTGAAAGGCGTCGCAGCAGGAGTCCTGTGCGCAGTCCTAGCCCCGTCAACGCACGGGGTGCAGTAAGTGATAGACTTAAATCACGCCTAGGACCACCAGTGGATGACTTTCATCCGAGTAGGGGGGTGTCAACTTCAAGCTCTAAGGGCCATGGTTCTCATTCTGGATCTCCTAATGCTACTCAACAAAAAATAGCACAACAAACTACCAGATCTCAATCAAGCTCCCCTGGGGAGCAGAGGGGATTGGTCTCATATGAGGATGTTAGTCCTATTGGAGTGTCAACATAG